The genome window CGTCATTGCCGCCATGTGCAAAGGAGCCAAAGCACGCCGTTAGTATCTGAAGGAACTGAAAAAGGGCGGAAACAACGGGTGGGTCAAGCTCCAGCTCATCATCTTCGGGAGGGTGCTCCTGGTTGCCGTCCTTGACGGAACCTCCTTTGGTCAGAGTCGAATCGTAGCTAGTGTAGCTGTCCAGTCTGGATCTCCTTCTCCATTCGTcgttgttcttggtttctccTTGGATGCCGTAGATGGCCAAAGTGTAGGAGGTGTAGCTGTTATTTCGCCGAATGGGACGTTCCTCCGTGTCACTGTCGCCGATGCAGTCGCCCAACTTGGCCATGTGTAGCTTGTGCAGCAAGTCCTTGTGAAGACTCGAGTCCTTCTGGACGGCGTGCAATCGTCCGCTTTGGGGGTCGCTGATCATCATGGGACCGGCGTTGCTATCGAGTCCTGCAAACGTAGACCGGAACATCTCAGTTTTTGTCACTTGGTCTGAGTGATTTGAGGAATTCAAAGACGATGTGATCTTTCCCACCATTGTTGGCATGCAAGTCTTTGACCTCCTTGTCGAGGTCGGCTTCTTCTGAGCCGCCGAGTTTGAAGGCAACGTTTTGGGAGTATGACGGAGGGCTCTGAGGTTCCGGGTCCCGGGGTCTCGACGTGGTTTCGTGTGCGGTCATCTCCATCAGAGGGGTCTCACAGGGAGGGGGGACAAGTTTTTCTGTTCAAAAAGCGCAGAAGAAGAAGTTTTCACCCACGTCGACACAAAACGCGGCTGTGTTTTATATCTAAAAAAGAAATGACTCACGTTTGATTTTCCTCTTCAGGCGTGGACAGGCAACGAACCAAACCACCAATGCTGTGATGACGGCGCATCCAAGTGAGATGCATAACATGCACCACCATGGCACCCTGTCAAATCCCAGCACTgcaaaaatacgggaaaaaacaTGTTGTATGTAAccggatcttttttttaattcacaaaaAATGCTGTTTGCTCCCGAAAGTcaaagtgatattttttttaaattgcgagtgtgtttcattttttttagatcaaggTCAAAGAAGGGATGCTTTTtgacagaaaatacagtatttgaaacaaaaatcaaaaattaaacGGTATCTTTTAACATTACATAAGCAAAATTGTGTTTCAACCAAGCTGCTAAACGGTAACATATATCCACTCATAGCTTATACTTAAGAGAATTGATCAGACATTTAGTTGTAAATTAGTGAACAGTCTGCTGACAACAATATGAGTAACCGTACACTAATCTACAACAGAAGTATTTGCAGTACTCTGATAAGATAATAAATAGTATGTTCAGGGTACCAGACAGATAACATTGCACAtatcattccatttttttctcttcatttcagAAATAGGTCAGCAAAAttatagaaaatacatttttctgacTGACTTATTTGATCTAATAAACAAATGCaggttaacaaaaaaaatactgtatattaaGTACACACAAGTGTCCTGAAATTAGCTCTGGAAGATGATTGGATtacaaaaagtgtgttttctgCACCCATCTGATGCCTGCACCCCCCCATACTTGGTCAACGGTTTTGATGTTTGGTGCCTAGTGATAAGTGCGTCTGTAAAAAGAGGGcccctccttttttttgttcactgCCGGAATTATGATTTATCATATCTGGCGTTGTCGGGGGTCCAAATTCACTTACTTGGTGCTCCTGTAAACATGATGGAGAACTGGTTGACGCCCACCGTGAAGGCGTAGAACACTGGAAGAGTTCGGAGGCCGTTGGGGAGCGGGTCAGCCTATCCCATTTGAAGAcattaatgctttttttttttaaatgtccaagTAGTCAATGTTCTATCGTCAGACTAAAAATGTTGCGCAATAATAATTTGCCATAGAAACAAACTATTTGACTGCAGTTTTGCTACTGCGAGCATGACAACCGAACAGATTGAAAAGATGAACCTCACCTTGGAAAGAATGCATTTGCGGATAAAGCAAAAGAGAATCCCTGACAAGATGCCGGACAGCATTGGTGATAAGAACCAGGAAGCcactgtacaaaaaaataaaaataaaatgataataataacatgtACAATTCACATtttggggcggcccggcagctgagtggttagcgctttggcCTCAGAGTGGGAGTCTTGGATTCAaaaccaggtcggtccaccggtgtcgtgaccggacgtttcgtcgaaagacgtttggtcgaccggacgtttggtagaacggacgtttggtcgccaggttcgctcgctgtcaaattatgacagagtttactgttgatattttgatattagatagatatttagatattaaactctctctctctcatgattataattttgagagctggtttcaacagtaacaacccggtgaccaaacgtccgttcgaccaaacgtccgttctaccaaacgtccgttctaccaaacgtccgttctaccaaacgtccgttctaccaaacgtccgttctaccaaacgtccgttctaccaaacgtccggtcacgacaccggtgtggagtttgcatgttctccttgggcctgcgtaggttttctccgggtactccggtttcctcccacattccaaagacatgcacgttaggctgattggacactctaaattgcccctagctacgagtcattggttgtttgtctccttgtgccctgtgattggctggccaccaattcagtgtgtcagctgggataggctccagcacccccctgcgaccacagtaaggataaagcggttcagaaaataagattcaCATTTGATTGGGACATCCGGAATGtcggcaaaaacaaaaacttttgaAAACGTATGAAACTACTCGCCTATGCGGAGAAGCTCCACCCACTTGACCCCATGGTGACCTCTGGCTACCATGGAGAAACCTATTGTGGCCCCGACAATGCAGTGAGTTCCGGAAATGGGGAGCCTCAGAAACGACGCCGTCAGCTGCCACACAGCAGAACctgtcaaaaaacaaaataaagcacgattcctccattttttttctctttctcaaaTTCAGCTCAAACGACCAATCAAAAGACGGCGCTTACCACACATGGCACTGATCGACCCCGCCATGAGGACGTGCTCGGAGCCGTTGTACATCTGCACGTCGATGATGCCGTTCCGGATCGTCTCGCTGACTTTGGCCCCCAACAGGACGGACCCCGCCGTCTCGAAGATGGAGGCCAGGACGCAAGCCTGTCGCAAGGTGACCACCCCGGATCCCACCGCCGTGCCGAAGGAGTTGGCCACGTCGTTGGCTCCCACGGAAAACGCCAAGACGAAGGCAATTACGAAGCCCAGAATCAAGAGCCACAAGTAACCGGACATGTCCGACTCGGACATGGGGGTCATTATGGGGGTGACGGTGTCGCTTGAATCCATCGGAGGGAACCGAGTAAGCTACGATTGGACGACTGAGATGAAAAATAACGATGCGGGGTCGTTATTTTTTGCTAAGTGAGCATTGTTTGTGCGTAGGAATACAAGCAATTGGGGAAGATATCTTGGAGAACATCCATTATGACGGCAAACCAGTGGTGAGATGTGCTGCAAAAATGAAGTAAAACATCAGCATAATGTGAAATATGGCGTACATAAAGCGCGTTCAACACTACGAGAATACGTTCTATGCGTAGTAAATTGTGTTTTTCGTGTAAATTTGCAATTATCAGCAATTCTAGTTCTTGAAACACATTAACAATGCATTTTGATATGCACTATAATCGCGATTGTGATTTGTTTCATATTTCAAGTCCGCCACTATTCTCAACCAATCAGGAGTCAGCATACATTCTGATTGGGTGTTTACTGTCTAAACATAACAAGAGGTGGGAAGAACGTGCGTGATTGATTTGGTGCGATAACTTAAAAAATATCAGACGCGGATGCGTATAGTAATATATCAATGTTAAGTACTTATAgatcacttgtgtcaaagtggcggcccgggggccaaatctggcccgccgtgtcattttgtgtggcccgggaaagtaaatgatgagtgacgactttctgttttaggatcaaattaaaatgaagagtatagatgtatattaaacttcctgattttccccccttttaaatcaataatagtaatttttttctgtgtttttagttcaaaaatcattttgtaaaatctaaaaatatatataaaaaaagctaaaataaacattgttttagatctataaaaaaacggaatattcagggcttttaatctaattaattaaaaaaaaatctaaatattatatctaaaatggtccggcccacatgaaatcaagttgacgttaaatcccgagtctgacacccctgttataGATGGACGTGGAAAATGTAGACTGTGATTGGACAGCAGGCACCCAATAAGAATTTGCCTTGCATCCCAACTCCGGATTGGTGAATATTGGAAAACCTGAAACACGAAATGAATCGCGTGAAGTACGTATAATAAATGTACGCTTCAAACACGTGCGCGTATGGAATTGCGACATGAATCTAACGCCATATAATACTTATTCTTCACCAAACAACTTTTCCAGGCCACACAAAAGTATATTTCCTTCATAATATTGGATAGGTTTCCTCAAGATGGCATTTAGTTTTGAGCAGCTAAAAAGATGAATTATCAATCAGTAGAAGAGAAAATGCCTGATATTAAATGACATTACTTACGAGAGGAATATTAATAGCAAAAAGTGCCGTGTTATTTATTCAAGCAGACTCGGCTGCGGTACATCAGGACACGCTTCTGATTTCAGTTGGCGGAACGCACTCgaagtaacacaaaaaaaaaccaaaacaatctGAATGCTAAAAGACATCATTTGACATTCGACTTGATTGACATTTCCACCATCAAACAATACTGCAATTCTTCTTTTTATCACTTTACTGCCATTGTGCATTTGAATTACAAAGAAAGCTCAATATTGCTTAATAACTGTTTTTCTCCCCTTGCCAAAAGTCACGATTTAAGACTAGTCGCCATCACTTTGGAAAATAGTGGCATTTTAATCTCCTGAGCTTTTCTTGCATAACTctagcaacaaaaaaatgtaagcacCCAATGAGAAAACAGTTTTTACTCACTCACTTTTGCGCCACTGCCAAGGAGGAAAAGTTTACGCCGTCCCACTGCAAACAAGCAACAAACAATGGATTATTAGAAGGTTTCCACCGCACGGCTGTTTATATAAGCAGCAGGTTGAGTGCCCGCCCGCTCTGTGGTCATAAGActcatttttttgcctctttGTTTGCAcggtagcaaaaaaaaaagcaggggTCTTAAAGGAATATATGTGGGAAACTGCAATTTATTTCCAGTGGCTTTTATGggttaaaataaaatgcaatttttcattAATTTCCAGGACTATTATAGTGCACTTTTTTTGCTagttatgttgtttttctatACAAAACTGTTATAGTAGTACATGTAAACTGCTGATCTGCATTTTATTATGGTCACTTTATAGTATGTTTGGTCATGTTTCggataaaatgtcaaaaatttaCTTCCCAAATGCCATTTAtgctcatgttttatttatatatatatatatatatatatatatatatatatatatttgtaattaaaaaaaaattaaataaaaaataacaaatatgtatatatgtgtatatatatatatatatatatatatatatatatatatatatatatatatatatatatatatatatatatatattttaaatttattaattaattcttcattgtgtatattttggctgctgcgacttatagtacaaaaatgtctttcacaaaaataaaaacttaaatAACTTTGTATGCAGATTGCGTGTTAGATTTCCGTTTTAAATTGTACTTTTTAGTTTAATAGCAtcacttaaattaaaaaaaaatcaccttctTGCATGCGGTGTGTCAGCAAAAATGCGCTTGTTTCCGATATGTTGTTTTGCCTCACTGCCTCCATATTTGCTGATCGCTTCCTTCTTATTAATCATTACGGTATGGCCTCTTTTACAATTtaaccatgtaaaaaaaaatactaattgaGTTAAGTTTTAATACGACGACATGGTGGAAAAGTTTGTCAGGCATTTCCAGATGACTTCCTAttgcttttggggcattttaagacCCCATGGGCCGGATTGGACCCCTTGGCCGGCCACTTCTAGCCCACGGGCTGCATCTTTGACATCTTGCTTTAAATCATCCTTTGGTACGAGTTGGCcagaattggctccagcacccctggctcgaaaaatgaatgaatttcaatctcattatactcatgtataatgacaattaaagcattcatttcaatcCCATAATCCATTGGGTTTTTCAGTATTAATACCAAACTCTAACTAATTCCACCCTTGCAATTGATGTATTTGGCCTCTAGATGACGCTAGTCCCTACTCACTATCCTTAGGGCAACTCATAATCCTAGTAAGCACCAATTTGAACACATTCTTGATCCAGTCCATtataatttataataataatgtattatttCAATATAGACTTGACTTTAGGAGAATGATATTTAATTATATTTCATAAACTGACACGTCACTCACGAGACAAAACCAAAAAGAAACCAAGTCCAAAAAGAAACCCTACAAAAACCCTTTTGAGCATGACCAAAAATTGAAGTCCAGGCAAGA of Stigmatopora argus isolate UIUO_Sarg chromosome 5, RoL_Sarg_1.0, whole genome shotgun sequence contains these proteins:
- the slc20a1a gene encoding sodium-dependent phosphate transporter 1-A, with amino-acid sequence MDSSDTVTPIMTPMSESDMSGYLWLLILGFVIAFVLAFSVGANDVANSFGTAVGSGVVTLRQACVLASIFETAGSVLLGAKVSETIRNGIIDVQMYNGSEHVLMAGSISAMCGSAVWQLTASFLRLPISGTHCIVGATIGFSMVARGHHGVKWVELLRIVASWFLSPMLSGILSGILFCFIRKCILSKADPLPNGLRTLPVFYAFTVGVNQFSIMFTGAPMLGFDRVPWWCMLCISLGCAVITALVVWFVACPRLKRKIKQKLVPPPCETPLMEMTAHETTSRPRDPEPQSPPSYSQNVAFKLGGSEEADLDKEVKDLHANNGLDSNAGPMMISDPQSGRLHAVQKDSSLHKDLLHKLHMAKLGDCIGDSDTEERPIRRNNSYTSYTLAIYGIQGETKNNDEWRRRSRLDSYTSYDSTLTKGGSVKDGNQEHPPEDDELELDPPVVSALFQFLQILTACFGSFAHGGNDVSNAIGPLVALWLLYQSGAVTSNAPTPIWLLLYGGVGICMGLWVWGRRVIQTMGKDLTPITPSSGFSIELASALTVVVASNVGLPVSTTHCKVGSVVAVGWLRSRKSVDWHLFRNIFMAWFVTVPISGLISAAIMALFIYVIL